One window of the Desulfuribacillus alkaliarsenatis genome contains the following:
- a CDS encoding LuxR C-terminal-related transcriptional regulator, with product MTKYREILRLNSQGMSQRSISSSCQCSRNTVK from the coding sequence ATGACCAAATATCGAGAAATCCTTAGGCTTAATAGTCAAGGTATGAGCCAACGCAGTATTTCATCTAGCTGCCAGTGCTCACGAAACACCGTCAAGA